The sequence below is a genomic window from Escherichia marmotae.
GACCTTCTTGATGATGGGCACCGGAAGTGGCGCAAAACAGGTAAACGGCGTGCATTCTACCCGTGGAAATAAAAAATTAACAGTTACGATTTTCCCCCTGCCAGTCTTTTTCTGCTCAGGCGTTACCGAAGCTATTTGTAAAAATAACCATTAGTATGTTGTAACTAAAGATAGTTTTTTTTATAAATTACAGTCCATCCAGGCCACGAATCGGTTTAATGGTTGACCAGGCACGGCAGGACGGACAATGCCAGTAAAGCGTGTATGCAGTAAAACCACACTTCTGGCAGCGGTAACGCGGCTTACTACGCACCTTCTCGCCCACCATGTCACGCAACACCATCAGGCTCTCTTTGGCGCGCCCTTCTTCCGCTTCGTTAAGGTGGTAATCCATCAACTTGTGGAACACGCGCATCGTCGGATGGCGTTGTAGCTGGCGCGTAATATAGACCTGTGCGGCTTCGCTGCCATCGCGCGCTTCAATGATGTCGGCAAGCATCAGTTCAGCATCTGCCCCCGTATTCTCCTCCACCGCACGCTGGAGAAACTCTGCCCATTCGGCAGTTTTATCCAGTTGCTGATAGCAGGTTTGCAGCATTTCCAGCGTTTCGCTGACCAGCTCTCTGTCCTGGGAGATAACGCGTTGCAGGCTCTCGACCGCTTTTGCGTACTCCCCTTTTGCCATGAAAACACGTCCCATCATAATGGACACGCGGGCGCTGTTTTTGTCGGCTGCCGCCCCTTTTTTCAACAAGGCCATAGCGCGATCGAGATCGTCACTGGCCATGTGCTGAAGGGCTAATTCACAGTAGAAATGGGCGATTTCGACTCGCTGTTTATCTTTACCAAGCTTCACCAGGCGT
It includes:
- the lapB gene encoding lipopolysaccharide assembly protein LapB; its protein translation is MLELLFLLLPVAAAYGWYMGRRSAQQNKQDEANRLSRDYVAGVNFLLSNQQDKAVDLFLDMLKEDTGTVEAHLTLGNLFRSRGEVDRAIRIHQTLMESASLTYEQRLLAIQQLGRDYMAAGLYDRAEDMFNQLTDETDFRVGALQQLLQIYQSTSEWQKAIDVAERLVKLGKDKQRVEIAHFYCELALQHMASDDLDRAMALLKKGAAADKNSARVSIMMGRVFMAKGEYAKAVESLQRVISQDRELVSETLEMLQTCYQQLDKTAEWAEFLQRAVEENTGADAELMLADIIEARDGSEAAQVYITRQLQRHPTMRVFHKLMDYHLNEAEEGRAKESLMVLRDMVGEKVRSKPRYRCQKCGFTAYTLYWHCPSCRAWSTIKPIRGLDGL